Proteins encoded together in one Salarchaeum sp. JOR-1 window:
- the cgi121 gene encoding KEOPS complex subunit Cgi121 → MRTLEGRVTVEDVDAFVETLSEVGEEHGSAVQAFDAAYVAGRVHLETAVRHANRAFDRGENVARDRAVEILLYAAGRRQIRRALEMGVSSGETDAVIVVDGGDEPAAIDELRALVDERETLAALDERVLTEFFEISDAERAATDATLTDLVRERVALLDVDK, encoded by the coding sequence GTGAGAACGCTCGAGGGCCGCGTCACGGTCGAAGACGTGGACGCGTTCGTCGAAACCCTGAGCGAGGTCGGCGAGGAGCACGGGAGCGCTGTGCAGGCGTTCGACGCCGCGTACGTCGCCGGCCGCGTCCACCTCGAAACCGCCGTCCGGCACGCGAACCGCGCGTTCGACCGCGGGGAGAACGTCGCCCGCGATCGCGCGGTCGAAATCCTCCTCTACGCCGCCGGCCGCCGCCAGATCCGCCGCGCGCTCGAAATGGGCGTCTCGAGCGGAGAGACGGACGCCGTCATCGTCGTCGACGGCGGCGACGAACCCGCCGCTATCGACGAACTGCGCGCGCTCGTGGACGAACGCGAAACGCTCGCTGCGCTCGACGAGCGCGTGCTTACGGAGTTCTTCGAGATCTCGGACGCGGAGCGCGCCGCGACCGACGCCACGCTCACCGACCTCGTCCGCGAGCGCGTCGCCCTGCTCGACGTGGACAAGTAG
- a CDS encoding ATP-dependent DNA helicase, translated as MRPSDLDGLPAGIADHLEGEGIEAFYPPQEAAVEAGVTEGESLVASVPTASGKTLIAQLGMLSAVERGGKALYIVPLRALAGEKAREFEAFEEYGISVGVSTGNYQSDGDWLGSKDVIVATSEKVDSLIRNGADWVDDLSCVVADEVHLVDDAHRGPTLEVTLAKLRQRVPSLQVVALSATVGNADELAEWLDAELVDSDWRPIDLRTGVHYGQSLHLDDGSQRELNVDGRRNQTSALVEDTLADGGSTLVFVNSRRNAESAAGRLGDVSRQFLDGEEEERLGEIAEEIRGVSDTETSDDLADAVERGAAFHHAGLARQHRELVEEAFRDRLVKVVSATPTLAAGVNTPSRRVIVRDWQRYDGDAGGMQPLSVLEVHQMFGRAGRPGLDPYGEAVLLANTHEELEELFDRYIYADPEPVRSKLAAEPALRTHVLAAVATGVAQSRGGLLEFLSGTLYATQTDDPERLESVTDDVLDYLVANDFVEREDGLTATSSGHLVSRLYVDPMSAAELLYGLEDAEDPTPFGLYHLVARTPDLYGLYLRSGDREQYTELAYERETEFLGRMPSEFEENQWEDWLAATKTAKLLEDWANELDEDTIAERYGVGPGDIRGKVETAEWLLNAAERLAGDLGYGNTKAVRDARKRVEYGVGEELLDLAGVRNVGRKRARRLYEAGIETRAELRSAAKPVVLGALRGRRRTAETVLENVGHENPSMADVRADADAEAAARSADVDGEDGQSSLGDFE; from the coding sequence ATGAGACCATCGGACCTCGACGGCCTCCCCGCGGGGATCGCGGACCACCTGGAGGGGGAGGGAATCGAGGCGTTTTACCCCCCGCAGGAGGCCGCGGTCGAGGCGGGCGTCACCGAGGGGGAGAGCCTCGTCGCGAGCGTCCCCACGGCGAGCGGGAAGACGCTCATCGCCCAACTCGGGATGCTCTCGGCCGTCGAGCGCGGCGGGAAAGCGCTCTACATCGTGCCGCTGCGCGCGCTCGCCGGCGAGAAGGCGCGGGAGTTCGAGGCGTTCGAGGAGTACGGCATCTCCGTCGGCGTCTCCACCGGGAACTACCAGAGCGACGGCGACTGGCTCGGCTCCAAGGACGTCATCGTCGCGACCTCGGAGAAGGTGGATTCGCTGATTCGGAACGGCGCGGACTGGGTGGACGACCTCTCCTGCGTCGTCGCGGACGAAGTCCACCTCGTGGACGACGCCCACCGGGGGCCGACCCTCGAAGTGACGCTCGCGAAACTCCGCCAGCGCGTCCCCTCGCTCCAGGTGGTGGCGCTCAGCGCGACTGTAGGGAACGCCGACGAACTCGCGGAGTGGCTGGACGCGGAACTCGTGGACTCGGACTGGCGACCGATCGACCTCCGGACGGGCGTCCACTACGGCCAGTCCCTCCATCTCGACGACGGCAGCCAGCGCGAACTGAACGTGGACGGACGCCGAAACCAGACGAGCGCGCTCGTGGAGGACACGCTGGCCGACGGCGGCTCTACGCTGGTGTTCGTGAACTCGCGGCGGAACGCGGAGTCCGCGGCGGGACGGCTCGGCGACGTGAGCCGGCAGTTCCTCGACGGGGAAGAGGAAGAACGACTAGGCGAGATTGCCGAGGAGATTCGGGGCGTGAGCGACACGGAGACGAGCGACGACCTCGCGGACGCGGTCGAACGAGGGGCGGCGTTCCACCACGCCGGCCTCGCGCGCCAACACCGCGAACTCGTGGAGGAGGCGTTCCGCGACAGGCTCGTGAAGGTCGTGTCCGCGACGCCGACGCTCGCCGCGGGCGTGAACACGCCGAGCCGCCGCGTCATCGTCCGAGACTGGCAGCGCTACGACGGCGACGCCGGCGGCATGCAACCGCTCTCCGTGCTCGAAGTCCACCAGATGTTCGGGCGGGCGGGCCGCCCCGGTCTCGACCCGTACGGCGAAGCCGTCCTGCTCGCGAACACGCACGAGGAGCTGGAGGAGCTGTTCGACCGCTACATCTACGCCGACCCCGAGCCGGTGCGGTCGAAGCTCGCGGCCGAACCCGCGCTCCGCACGCACGTCCTCGCCGCCGTCGCCACGGGGGTCGCGCAGAGCCGCGGCGGCCTCCTCGAATTCCTCTCAGGGACGCTGTACGCGACGCAGACGGACGACCCGGAGCGCCTCGAATCCGTGACGGACGACGTGCTCGACTACCTCGTCGCGAACGACTTCGTCGAACGCGAGGACGGCCTTACGGCCACGTCGAGCGGCCACCTCGTGAGCCGGCTGTACGTCGACCCGATGAGCGCCGCGGAACTCCTTTACGGACTAGAGGACGCAGAGGACCCGACGCCGTTCGGCCTCTACCACCTCGTCGCCCGCACCCCCGACCTCTACGGCCTCTACCTCCGCTCCGGCGACCGGGAGCAGTACACCGAGTTGGCGTACGAGCGGGAGACGGAGTTCCTCGGGCGGATGCCGAGCGAGTTCGAGGAGAACCAGTGGGAGGACTGGCTCGCCGCGACGAAGACGGCGAAACTCCTGGAGGACTGGGCGAACGAACTGGACGAGGACACCATCGCCGAACGCTACGGCGTCGGCCCCGGCGACATCCGGGGGAAGGTCGAGACCGCGGAGTGGCTGTTGAACGCCGCGGAACGCCTCGCCGGCGACCTCGGGTACGGGAACACGAAGGCCGTCCGGGACGCCCGGAAGCGCGTCGAGTACGGCGTCGGCGAGGAACTCCTCGACCTCGCGGGCGTCCGGAACGTCGGCCGGAAGCGCGCCCGTCGGCTGTACGAAGCCGGCATCGAAACCCGCGCCGAGTTGCGGAGCGCCGCGAAACCAGTGGTGTTGGGCGCGCTCCGCGGCCGCCGTCGAACCGCCGAGACCGTCCTGGAGAACGTCGGTCACGAGAACCCCTCGATGGCGGACGTGCGAGCCGACGCGGACGCCGAAGCAGCCGCCCGATCCGCGGACGTGGACGGCGAGGACGGCCAGTCGAGCCTGGGTGACTTCGAGTGA
- a CDS encoding excinuclease ABC subunit C produces MDASQVRERARDLPTDPGVYQFLTEDGVVLYVGKAVDVRSRVRSYADPRSDRIARMVERASELDFAVTDTETQALLLEANLIKRHQPRYNVRLKDDKSYPLVQFTDHDYPRIELTRDPDEGATAYGPYTDKSRVETVVKAVREQYGLRGCSDHKFSNRDRPCLDHDIGLCTAPCTGEISREDYVSDADAVKRFFEGETGVLADPIERAMTEAAEREEFERAANLRDRLDAVRAFHGGGGEAVAGHGHERHVDVLGAAIEGDSATVARLHAEDGQLVERDQHRVDAPEGEDRVAAVLAAFVPQYYAERDLPDALLLPEDPDDPDLDAWLDAEGVDVRVPGAGREATLVDLALKNAHRRSGERDELGALADALGIHRPTRIEGFDVSHAQGKSVVGSDVTFVDGRPEKSDYRRKKLTEENDDYANMRRLVRWRADRALAGEDDRPDPDLLLIDGGRGQLDAALDALDETGWEVPVVSLAKQEEVVVAPDRSYDWPGDAPQLHVLQRVRDEAHRFAVQYHQSLRDDVSTALDDVEGIGPELRKRLLRRFGSVEGVRGASEEELRGVEGVGAETAETLARRL; encoded by the coding sequence ATGGACGCGAGTCAGGTGCGCGAGCGCGCCCGCGACCTCCCGACCGACCCCGGCGTCTACCAGTTCCTCACGGAGGACGGCGTCGTTCTCTACGTCGGGAAGGCCGTGGACGTCCGCTCGCGCGTGCGCTCCTACGCCGACCCGCGGAGCGACCGCATCGCCCGCATGGTCGAGCGCGCGAGCGAACTCGACTTCGCAGTGACGGACACGGAGACGCAGGCCCTCCTGCTCGAAGCGAACCTCATCAAGCGCCACCAGCCCCGGTACAACGTCCGCCTGAAGGACGACAAGTCCTACCCGCTGGTGCAGTTCACCGACCACGACTACCCCCGCATCGAACTCACGCGCGACCCCGACGAGGGCGCGACCGCCTACGGCCCGTACACGGACAAGTCTCGCGTGGAAACGGTGGTGAAGGCGGTTCGCGAGCAGTACGGCTTACGGGGCTGTTCGGATCACAAGTTCTCGAACCGCGACCGCCCCTGCCTCGACCACGACATCGGCCTGTGTACCGCGCCCTGCACGGGCGAAATCAGCCGCGAGGACTACGTTTCGGACGCGGACGCGGTGAAGCGCTTCTTCGAGGGCGAAACGGGCGTGCTCGCCGACCCGATCGAGCGCGCGATGACCGAGGCGGCGGAGCGCGAGGAGTTCGAGCGCGCGGCGAACCTCCGCGACCGACTGGACGCCGTGCGGGCGTTCCACGGCGGCGGCGGGGAGGCCGTCGCCGGCCACGGCCACGAGCGCCACGTCGACGTGCTCGGCGCCGCTATCGAGGGGGACAGCGCGACGGTCGCGCGGTTGCACGCGGAGGACGGCCAGCTCGTGGAGCGCGACCAGCACCGCGTGGACGCCCCCGAGGGCGAAGACCGCGTCGCGGCCGTGCTCGCCGCGTTCGTCCCGCAGTACTACGCCGAGCGCGACCTCCCGGACGCGCTCCTCCTCCCCGAGGATCCGGACGACCCGGATTTGGACGCGTGGCTGGACGCGGAGGGCGTGGACGTGCGCGTGCCCGGCGCGGGCCGCGAAGCGACCCTGGTCGACCTCGCGCTGAAGAACGCCCACCGGCGCTCCGGCGAGCGGGACGAACTCGGCGCGCTCGCGGACGCCCTCGGCATCCACCGCCCGACGCGCATCGAGGGGTTCGACGTGAGCCACGCGCAGGGCAAATCCGTCGTCGGGAGCGACGTGACGTTCGTCGACGGCCGCCCCGAGAAATCCGACTATCGGCGGAAGAAGCTCACCGAGGAGAACGACGACTACGCGAACATGCGGCGGCTCGTCCGCTGGCGCGCCGACCGCGCGCTCGCCGGCGAGGACGACCGCCCCGACCCCGACCTCCTCCTCATCGACGGCGGCCGCGGGCAACTCGACGCCGCGCTCGACGCGCTCGACGAGACCGGCTGGGAGGTCCCGGTAGTGTCGCTGGCGAAGCAGGAGGAGGTCGTGGTCGCGCCCGACCGCTCGTACGACTGGCCGGGCGACGCCCCCCAGTTGCACGTCCTGCAGCGCGTCCGGGACGAGGCCCACCGCTTCGCCGTCCAGTACCACCAGAGCCTCCGCGACGACGTTTCGACCGCGCTGGACGATGTCGAGGGCATCGGCCCGGAACTCCGCAAGCGCCTCCTCCGGCGGTTCGGGAGCGTCGAGGGCGTGCGCGGGGCGTCCGAGGAAGAACTCCGCGGCGTCGAGGGCGTCGGCGCAGAGACGGCGGAGACGCTCGCTCGCCGGCTCTGA
- a CDS encoding ABC transporter permease subunit: MSWTVVAKKDFQDAMRSRLLWGLTVLFVLFMAGIAYIYQVFTESGGTGDPTVDTLGLIAFLSSPVTILVPIIGLFVGHKAIVGEVESGSAKLLLSLPHSRRDAVLGKVVGRAVVLSVSILVGLVASLVVMLALYDTYSLASFAVFGVFSLGLGAVYTAIGVGISSLTNDSGRATLGAIGFYFLVEFLIPLIPTGLVVLLDMQISPDAVWPLAFTIVAPSSAYTFALANFVPEAGFGIGLSGLPDSILLDGPTMVVVLLAWLVLTPLVGYLRFNGRDL; encoded by the coding sequence ATGAGCTGGACCGTCGTCGCGAAAAAGGACTTCCAGGACGCCATGCGCTCACGGCTGCTCTGGGGCCTCACCGTCCTGTTCGTCCTGTTCATGGCCGGTATCGCCTACATCTACCAGGTGTTCACGGAGAGCGGCGGAACCGGCGACCCAACCGTGGACACGCTCGGCCTCATCGCCTTTCTCTCCAGTCCCGTCACCATTCTCGTCCCCATCATCGGTCTCTTCGTCGGCCACAAGGCCATCGTGGGTGAAGTCGAATCCGGGAGCGCGAAACTCCTGCTCTCCCTCCCGCACAGCCGACGCGACGCCGTCCTCGGAAAGGTCGTCGGACGCGCTGTCGTGCTCTCCGTCTCCATCCTCGTCGGACTCGTCGCCAGCCTCGTCGTCATGCTCGCGCTCTACGACACGTACAGTCTCGCGTCATTCGCCGTGTTCGGCGTCTTCTCGCTCGGCCTCGGCGCGGTCTACACCGCCATCGGCGTCGGCATCTCCAGCCTCACGAACGACAGCGGGCGCGCCACGCTCGGCGCCATCGGATTCTACTTCCTCGTCGAATTCCTCATCCCACTCATCCCGACCGGCCTCGTCGTTCTCCTCGACATGCAGATCTCCCCCGACGCCGTCTGGCCGCTCGCGTTCACTATCGTCGCGCCGTCGAGCGCGTACACGTTCGCGCTCGCGAACTTCGTCCCCGAAGCCGGATTCGGAATCGGTCTCTCCGGCCTCCCCGACAGTATCCTCTTGGACGGCCCCACCATGGTAGTCGTCCTCCTCGCGTGGCTCGTCCTCACCCCGCTCGTCGGCTACCTCCGATTCAACGGCCGCGACCTCTAA
- a CDS encoding ferredoxin, with the protein MRVEFDRDTCIGMYQCVAEWDGFEKDADAGKAVLVDGEETEDGVFSREIPEDAEFDAKFAARSCPVDAIRVYDDDGEQVV; encoded by the coding sequence ATGCGAGTGGAGTTCGACCGGGACACCTGCATCGGGATGTACCAGTGCGTCGCGGAGTGGGACGGCTTCGAGAAGGACGCGGACGCGGGGAAGGCCGTGCTCGTCGACGGCGAAGAAACCGAGGACGGCGTGTTCAGCCGCGAAATCCCCGAGGACGCGGAGTTCGACGCGAAGTTCGCGGCGCGGTCGTGTCCCGTAGACGCGATCCGCGTCTACGACGACGACGGCGAACAGGTCGTCTAG
- a CDS encoding zinc-dependent alcohol dehydrogenase family protein: protein MDAAVYHGPGDVRIESVPDPELEEPTDAIVRITHTAICGSDLWPYRGQSDREAGSRIGHEPMGIVEEVGDDVRHVRPGDRVLAPFSISCGECEFCRKGLHTSCVNGDGWSGANGGAQGERVRAPTADGTLVRVPERYADDEDTLEALLPLTDVMCTGHHAAVSAGVDAGDTAVVVGDGAVGLCGVLAASRLGAERVVAVGHHEDRLEIAEEFGATETVASRGEDAVEEVRELTYGGANHVLECVGAESSMSTAFDVARPGGTVGYVGVPAGVEEAEFLGTAFSKNVTLRGGVAPVRAYVDDLMADVLQGTLDPSPIFTKTVGLDGVPEGYEAMDERDAVKVLVKP from the coding sequence ATGGACGCCGCTGTCTACCACGGCCCCGGTGACGTGCGCATCGAGAGCGTTCCCGACCCCGAGCTAGAGGAACCGACGGACGCCATCGTCCGCATCACCCACACCGCCATCTGCGGCTCCGACCTCTGGCCGTACCGCGGGCAGAGCGACCGCGAGGCGGGAAGCCGCATCGGCCACGAACCGATGGGTATCGTGGAAGAAGTCGGCGACGACGTGCGGCACGTCCGGCCCGGCGACCGCGTGCTCGCGCCGTTCTCCATCTCCTGCGGGGAATGCGAGTTCTGCCGGAAGGGACTCCACACGTCGTGCGTGAACGGCGACGGCTGGAGCGGCGCGAACGGCGGCGCGCAGGGCGAGCGCGTGCGCGCACCCACTGCGGACGGCACGCTCGTTCGGGTTCCCGAGCGGTACGCCGACGACGAGGACACCCTCGAAGCCCTCCTGCCGCTGACGGACGTGATGTGCACGGGCCACCACGCCGCCGTCAGCGCGGGCGTCGACGCGGGCGACACCGCCGTCGTCGTCGGTGACGGCGCGGTCGGACTGTGCGGCGTGCTCGCCGCCTCGCGGCTCGGCGCGGAGCGCGTCGTCGCCGTCGGCCACCACGAGGACAGACTGGAAATCGCGGAGGAGTTCGGCGCGACCGAAACGGTAGCGAGTCGCGGCGAGGACGCCGTGGAGGAAGTCCGGGAGCTCACGTACGGCGGCGCGAACCACGTGCTCGAATGCGTGGGCGCTGAGTCCTCGATGAGCACCGCGTTCGACGTGGCGCGCCCCGGCGGAACCGTCGGATACGTCGGCGTCCCCGCCGGTGTCGAGGAGGCCGAGTTCCTCGGAACCGCGTTCTCGAAGAACGTCACGCTCCGTGGCGGCGTCGCGCCCGTCCGCGCCTACGTGGACGACCTGATGGCGGACGTGCTTCAGGGCACGCTCGACCCGTCGCCCATCTTCACGAAAACCGTCGGTCTCGACGGCGTCCCCGAGGGCTACGAGGCGATGGACGAACGCGACGCCGTGAAAGTCCTCGTGAAACCCTAG
- a CDS encoding metallophosphoesterase, translating into MRVGVLSDIHANRVALDAVFDDMPDVDALVCAGDVVGYNPWPAACVEALRERDVPTVMGNHDRKVATDSNFRGNGMASAGITHAKRDLSDAQTEWVRGLPRERVLFDGLLKVVHDHPTRRDHYTYPEQFSADLLGGEDVLVLGHTHVQAHEAFSEGVVLNPGSVGQPRDRDPRAAYALVEVTDSGVSVEERRVAYDTDAVADAVREAGLPKSTASRLRDGR; encoded by the coding sequence ATGCGAGTCGGCGTCCTTTCCGACATTCACGCGAACAGGGTGGCGCTCGACGCGGTGTTCGATGACATGCCGGACGTGGACGCGCTCGTCTGCGCGGGCGACGTCGTCGGGTACAACCCGTGGCCGGCGGCGTGTGTCGAGGCGCTCCGAGAGCGCGACGTGCCGACGGTGATGGGAAACCACGACCGGAAGGTCGCCACGGACTCGAACTTCCGCGGGAACGGCATGGCGAGCGCGGGTATCACGCACGCAAAGCGCGACCTCTCGGACGCTCAGACGGAGTGGGTTCGAGGGTTGCCGCGCGAGCGCGTGCTGTTCGACGGCCTGCTGAAGGTCGTGCACGACCACCCGACCAGACGAGACCACTACACGTATCCCGAGCAGTTCTCGGCGGACCTGCTCGGCGGCGAAGACGTGCTCGTTCTCGGACACACGCACGTGCAGGCCCACGAGGCGTTCTCGGAGGGCGTCGTCCTCAATCCGGGGAGCGTCGGCCAGCCGCGCGACCGCGACCCGCGCGCCGCGTACGCACTCGTGGAGGTGACGGATTCGGGCGTGTCCGTGGAGGAGCGCCGCGTCGCGTACGACACCGACGCGGTCGCGGACGCCGTTCGGGAGGCGGGCCTCCCGAAGTCGACGGCGAGTCGGCTGCGGGACGGCCGCTGA
- a CDS encoding Rieske 2Fe-2S domain-containing protein — translation MARAELTTVDTVHDERSWLFTVVDDYGNEEEVILVPCEDSVAAWVNTCPHEFQRFDRGMGAAMRDGQVICPKHGSMFDTCSGDCDNGEAAGTTLVDVSLTVEDGTVYLDDEDYVFRHEGGIDDTDGEPSSTSHLSF, via the coding sequence ATGGCGCGTGCGGAACTCACGACGGTCGACACCGTTCACGACGAGCGCTCCTGGCTGTTCACGGTCGTGGACGACTACGGGAACGAAGAAGAAGTGATTCTGGTGCCCTGCGAGGACTCCGTGGCGGCCTGGGTGAACACGTGCCCCCACGAGTTCCAGCGGTTCGACCGCGGGATGGGCGCGGCCATGCGGGACGGGCAGGTCATCTGTCCGAAGCACGGGTCGATGTTCGACACGTGTTCGGGCGACTGCGACAACGGCGAGGCCGCCGGAACGACGCTCGTGGACGTATCTCTCACGGTCGAGGACGGCACGGTCTATCTCGACGACGAGGACTACGTCTTCCGGCACGAGGGCGGCATCGACGACACCGACGGGGAGCCGAGTTCGACGAGCCACCTCTCTTTTTAA
- the mdh gene encoding malate dehydrogenase, with product MAKVSIVGAAGTVGAAAGYSLALRDVVDELVFVDIPEKEDEAVGQAADANHGIAYDSNTEVVQGDYAATEGSDVVVITAGIPRQPGQTRIDLAGDNAPIMEDIGSSLAEYNDDFVSITTSNPVDLLNRHLYETGERAREKVIGFGGRLDSARFRYVLSQRFDVPVRNVEATILGEHGDAQVPVFSKVRVDGRDPSFDEAEREEILGDLQESAMNVIERKGATQWGPARGVAHMVEAVLRDTGEVLPASIPLAGEFGHKDTAFGVPVRLGANGVEEVVEWDLTEYERDQLGEAAEKLSEQYAEIS from the coding sequence ATGGCGAAAGTTAGCATCGTCGGCGCGGCAGGGACAGTCGGCGCTGCGGCAGGCTACAGTCTCGCGCTCCGCGACGTCGTGGACGAGCTCGTGTTCGTGGACATCCCGGAGAAGGAGGACGAGGCCGTCGGGCAGGCCGCGGACGCGAATCACGGCATCGCGTACGACTCCAACACGGAAGTCGTGCAGGGCGACTACGCCGCCACGGAGGGCTCGGACGTGGTCGTCATCACCGCGGGGATTCCGCGCCAGCCCGGACAGACCCGCATCGACCTCGCGGGCGACAACGCGCCCATCATGGAGGACATCGGATCGAGCCTCGCGGAGTACAACGACGACTTCGTCTCCATCACCACCTCGAACCCCGTCGACCTCCTGAACCGCCACCTCTACGAGACGGGTGAGCGGGCGCGCGAGAAGGTCATCGGGTTCGGCGGCCGCCTGGACAGCGCGCGGTTCCGGTACGTGCTCTCCCAGCGCTTCGACGTGCCCGTCCGGAACGTCGAGGCGACCATCCTCGGCGAGCACGGGGACGCGCAGGTGCCGGTGTTCTCGAAGGTTCGCGTGGACGGCCGCGACCCGTCGTTCGACGAGGCTGAGCGCGAGGAGATCCTCGGCGACCTCCAGGAGTCCGCGATGAACGTCATCGAGCGGAAGGGCGCGACTCAGTGGGGGCCCGCGAGAGGCGTCGCGCACATGGTCGAGGCCGTGCTCCGCGACACGGGCGAAGTGCTCCCGGCGAGCATTCCCCTCGCGGGCGAATTCGGGCACAAGGACACGGCGTTCGGCGTGCCGGTGAGGCTCGGCGCGAACGGCGTCGAAGAAGTCGTGGAGTGGGATTTGACGGAGTACGAGCGCGACCAGCTCGGCGAGGCCGCGGAGAAGCTCTCCGAGCAGTACGCGGAAATCAGCTAG
- a CDS encoding IMP cyclohydrolase: MYVGRFVVVGPGVGAYRVSSRSFPNRTVVERDGRLTVVPTADAEETDNPYVSYNCARESGGRAVVGNGSHVDPITEKLDLGYPARDALVSGLFAMDYEKDDYDTPRIAGVVGTEDAYIGIVRKDALLVRAVAEPTLVATYEKDSPEAHAFDADTAAGAAREVLDAEFEHAVCAAGVTVGDEVSFAFADNE; this comes from the coding sequence ATGTACGTTGGGCGGTTCGTGGTCGTCGGTCCGGGTGTGGGTGCGTATCGAGTGTCCTCGCGGTCGTTCCCGAATCGGACTGTAGTGGAGCGCGACGGCCGGTTGACAGTCGTTCCGACCGCGGACGCCGAGGAGACGGATAATCCGTACGTGTCGTACAACTGCGCGCGGGAGTCGGGGGGGCGTGCGGTCGTGGGGAACGGGTCGCACGTCGACCCGATCACGGAGAAACTGGACTTGGGGTATCCGGCGCGTGACGCGTTGGTGTCGGGGTTGTTCGCGATGGACTACGAGAAGGACGACTACGACACGCCCCGAATCGCGGGCGTCGTCGGGACAGAGGACGCCTACATCGGTATCGTTCGGAAGGACGCGCTCCTCGTGCGGGCGGTCGCGGAGCCGACGCTCGTCGCCACCTACGAGAAGGACAGTCCGGAGGCGCACGCGTTCGACGCGGACACCGCGGCAGGTGCGGCGCGCGAGGTGCTTGACGCCGAGTTCGAGCACGCGGTGTGCGCGGCGGGCGTCACCGTCGGCGACGAGGTGTCGTTCGCGTTCGCCGACAACGAGTAA
- a CDS encoding ABC transporter ATP-binding protein: protein MAAIELSGVRKDFGDVTALRGVDLEVEDGEVFGFLGPNGAGKSTTIDIILDFVRPTEGEARVLGRDAHDDSLSIRDDIGVLPEGFSVYDRLTGRQHVDFAIESKDTTDDPDDLLDRVGIDPADRDRKAGGYSKGMQQRLALSMALVGSPDLLLLDEPSTGLDPNGAREMRELILEEADRGATVFFSSHILEQVEAVCDRVGILRKGELVAEDTIRGLRDAVGTGTVLTVVVDEVTPDAMEAARAVDGVQEVSADRDTIRVRASSDAKTRVLDAVESAGVTVSDFATEEASLDEVFAAYTEDAR from the coding sequence ATGGCAGCGATAGAACTATCCGGAGTCCGAAAGGATTTCGGCGACGTCACCGCCCTCCGTGGCGTCGACCTCGAAGTCGAGGACGGCGAGGTGTTCGGCTTCCTCGGCCCGAACGGAGCCGGGAAGTCCACCACCATCGACATCATCCTCGACTTCGTCCGTCCAACTGAGGGCGAAGCCCGCGTCCTCGGCCGCGACGCCCACGACGACTCGCTCTCCATCCGCGACGACATCGGCGTGCTCCCGGAAGGGTTCTCGGTCTACGACCGCCTCACCGGCCGCCAGCACGTCGACTTCGCCATCGAATCGAAAGACACGACCGACGACCCGGACGACCTCCTCGACCGCGTCGGAATCGACCCCGCAGACCGCGACCGGAAAGCCGGCGGGTACTCGAAGGGAATGCAGCAGCGTCTCGCGCTCTCGATGGCGCTCGTCGGCAGCCCCGACCTCCTCCTCCTCGACGAGCCCAGCACGGGCCTCGACCCGAACGGCGCGCGCGAGATGCGCGAACTCATCCTCGAAGAAGCCGACCGCGGCGCGACCGTGTTCTTCTCCAGCCACATCCTCGAACAGGTCGAAGCCGTCTGCGACCGGGTCGGCATCCTGCGGAAGGGCGAACTGGTCGCCGAGGACACCATCCGGGGCCTCCGGGACGCCGTCGGCACCGGCACCGTCCTCACCGTCGTCGTCGACGAAGTCACCCCTGACGCCATGGAGGCCGCGCGCGCCGTCGACGGCGTGCAGGAGGTGAGCGCCGACCGCGACACTATCCGCGTGCGCGCCAGCAGCGATGCGAAAACGCGAGTGCTCGACGCCGTCGAGAGCGCGGGCGTGACCGTCAGTGACTTCGCGACCGAGGAAGCGAGCCTCGACGAAGTGTTCGCGGCGTACACGGAGGACGCGCGATGA